The following coding sequences lie in one Vibrio sp. BS-M-Sm-2 genomic window:
- a CDS encoding DUF302 domain-containing protein produces the protein MKKLLPLCAILLSASFSVAASDGLIKYQSNYSVKETADRFEEIAKSKGLTLFARIDHQKNASNVDLELRPTEVIIFGNPKVGTPLMQCAQEVAIDLPQKVLVTEDSNKKVWLSYNDPNYLVERHAINGCDEVVKKISGVLSKLSEATVAKAK, from the coding sequence ATGAAAAAACTACTACCCCTATGCGCCATTTTACTTTCGGCATCCTTTTCAGTCGCCGCTTCTGACGGTTTGATAAAGTACCAAAGTAATTATTCAGTGAAAGAGACAGCCGACCGCTTTGAAGAGATAGCGAAAAGCAAAGGCCTGACATTGTTTGCGAGAATTGACCATCAGAAAAACGCGAGTAACGTTGATCTCGAACTTAGACCAACCGAGGTTATTATTTTCGGTAATCCAAAAGTAGGCACACCATTAATGCAATGTGCTCAAGAAGTCGCGATAGATTTACCGCAGAAGGTGCTAGTCACAGAGGATTCTAATAAGAAAGTATGGTTGTCTTACAACGATCCTAATTACTTGGTAGAGCGTCACGCGATTAATGGCTGTGACGAGGTAGTTAAGAAAATATCTGGTGTACTAAGCAAGCTATCAGAAGCGACAGTGGCGAAAGCGAAATAG
- a CDS encoding PBPRA1643 family SWIM/SEC-C metal-binding motif protein, with product MSKLFFKGRIETRQNHVLAGYNVNRDVKAGTEESPIAVMVQTEARKAEVEALAAENTIFVTVTVDADKEENTIELDTLLNKPKTMTIEKTPNRNDPCSCGSGKKYKKCCA from the coding sequence ATGTCGAAACTATTTTTCAAAGGCCGTATCGAAACAAGACAGAACCACGTTCTTGCTGGCTACAACGTAAACCGCGATGTAAAAGCGGGTACTGAAGAATCTCCAATCGCAGTAATGGTTCAAACTGAAGCGCGCAAAGCAGAAGTTGAAGCACTAGCCGCTGAAAATACTATCTTCGTTACCGTTACAGTCGACGCAGACAAAGAAGAGAACACCATCGAGCTTGATACTCTACTAAACAAGCCAAAAACGATGACGATTGAAAAGACCCCTAACCGTAACGACCCGTGTTCTTGCGGTAGCGGTAAGAAATACAAGAAGTGTTGTGCATAA
- a CDS encoding Rho-binding antiterminator: protein MISCNDYDYIEIVCMHRYPIKLTLKSGEQIECVGLDTQRNDSREECIKVSIHGSEQLVVLTDLSTLEVCVDNPHFQQISFKTS, encoded by the coding sequence ATGATTAGTTGCAACGATTACGATTATATTGAGATTGTGTGTATGCACCGATACCCAATCAAGTTAACTCTGAAATCTGGCGAGCAGATTGAATGCGTCGGGTTAGATACTCAACGCAATGACAGCCGTGAAGAGTGTATTAAGGTCAGTATTCACGGTTCGGAACAACTCGTCGTACTCACTGATCTTTCCACACTAGAAGTCTGTGTCGATAATCCTCATTTTCAGCAGATTTCATTCAAAACGTCATAG
- a CDS encoding cytochrome c: MKTMNYLHVLAFLGLIASMIAFNASAASEVDASHFANGKTKYRQLCQVCHGDKGHGNGPTAASLPHKPANIANKLGGFFTSPSSLADDILEGNVEQGMPAWKGTITKQDALDILTYIEAIQ; the protein is encoded by the coding sequence ATGAAAACCATGAACTATTTACACGTGTTAGCTTTCTTGGGTTTAATCGCTTCAATGATAGCCTTTAATGCGAGTGCAGCCTCAGAAGTCGATGCGAGTCACTTCGCCAATGGCAAAACCAAGTATCGACAGCTTTGTCAGGTGTGTCATGGCGACAAAGGTCACGGAAACGGGCCTACTGCCGCTTCGTTACCACACAAGCCCGCCAATATCGCTAATAAACTAGGCGGCTTTTTTACCAGTCCAAGTTCTTTGGCGGATGACATTTTAGAAGGTAACGTAGAACAAGGTATGCCAGCGTGGAAAGGTACAATTACCAAGCAAGATGCTCTGGATATTCTGACGTACATAGAAGCTATCCAATAG
- a CDS encoding peptidase U32 family protein, translated as MSRKIELLAPGGDVEAIKAAIVAGANAVYCGLDTFNARNRASNLSLDELNGVIRLAHEYGCEVFLTLNVVLLEHETKSITKLLNQLVNTKVDGIIVQDLGLFNLVKKHFPSLDVHASTQLTTHNEGQIKFLSKIGATRVNLSRELNLPEIKMLTEVAHDHDVLTEVFVHGALCIAFSGQCYSSSVSVGNSGNRGRCSQACRDEYEITNAGNKFPLNLKDNSAYYDLPELVDAKVDSLKVEGRIKGAHYVYTVVDTWRKQIDSFVESGLLIEDDSNLHKVFNRDFTNSFLKGNLTKDMFIDNPRDNSMNYAVEKATEQNNEISVVQIQEVTNELHQAKDVLGNEMREKIEFLDIRKTPVALSFSAKLGQPFTVTVNTPKENFTLQSKSLLKAVEEKAITQELLEKRFKNVKSAVHTLESHDFSELDAGLLIPLKEVSDIKDEIDFILNGSVEVIKHVEVPALPQHPKVNEKPTMSMLIADVEDLHLCDVTNADVYFKLPESFKKRCNKYIDILAANPRLIPWFPAVLIGKDYDEAVRILEEIKPARIVTNNTGIAYKAYEMGIEWVAGPFMNTTNSHALVTLKEELNCAGAFISNEINKGQIRHIRRPENFKLFYSIYHPILMMTSRQCFFQRTVGCNKPSIEAGCMLKCEKATTITNVKGISFAVDKQKGGYPSIYNHEQFLNHDAVTDFSGLFDEFFIDLTNIGAGSKEVQDKVELIKHFEALLNGVEGSQQNLEQMVEIRTNAQYVQGL; from the coding sequence ATGAGCAGAAAAATTGAGTTATTAGCCCCAGGTGGCGATGTAGAAGCGATAAAAGCCGCCATCGTAGCGGGTGCTAATGCAGTTTATTGTGGTTTAGACACATTCAACGCTCGTAACAGAGCCTCTAACCTATCGTTAGACGAATTGAATGGTGTGATTCGCCTTGCTCATGAATACGGCTGTGAAGTGTTCCTGACTCTTAACGTTGTGCTACTGGAGCACGAGACTAAGAGCATCACCAAACTGCTGAACCAGCTTGTGAACACCAAAGTGGATGGCATCATTGTTCAAGACTTGGGTTTATTCAACCTGGTTAAGAAGCATTTCCCATCATTAGACGTTCACGCGTCGACTCAGTTAACAACGCACAACGAAGGCCAGATTAAGTTTTTGTCTAAGATTGGCGCAACACGCGTTAACTTATCTCGTGAGTTGAACCTGCCTGAAATCAAGATGCTGACGGAAGTGGCACACGATCACGATGTATTAACCGAAGTGTTCGTACACGGCGCTCTGTGTATCGCATTCTCAGGTCAATGTTACTCAAGTTCAGTAAGTGTGGGTAACTCAGGTAACCGTGGTCGTTGTAGCCAAGCGTGTCGTGATGAATATGAAATCACCAACGCGGGCAACAAGTTCCCACTCAACCTGAAAGATAACTCAGCTTACTACGACCTACCTGAATTGGTTGATGCGAAAGTCGACTCATTGAAAGTAGAAGGCCGTATTAAAGGCGCACACTACGTTTACACCGTGGTAGACACATGGCGTAAACAGATTGATAGCTTTGTAGAAAGTGGTTTGTTGATCGAAGACGATTCGAACCTGCACAAAGTATTCAACCGTGATTTCACCAACTCTTTTCTAAAGGGCAACCTAACGAAAGACATGTTCATCGATAACCCGCGCGACAACAGCATGAACTACGCTGTTGAGAAAGCGACGGAGCAGAACAACGAAATCTCTGTAGTACAGATTCAAGAGGTGACCAACGAACTTCACCAAGCGAAAGACGTTCTTGGTAACGAGATGCGTGAAAAGATCGAGTTCCTTGATATTCGCAAGACACCAGTAGCACTGTCGTTCAGCGCAAAATTGGGTCAACCATTTACGGTGACCGTGAACACGCCAAAAGAGAACTTTACCCTTCAATCTAAATCGCTATTGAAAGCGGTTGAAGAGAAGGCTATTACTCAAGAGCTACTTGAGAAGCGATTCAAAAACGTGAAGAGTGCAGTTCACACGTTAGAAAGCCATGATTTCAGTGAACTGGACGCGGGTTTGTTGATTCCTCTAAAAGAGGTTTCAGATATTAAAGACGAGATCGACTTCATTCTGAACGGCTCTGTGGAAGTGATTAAGCATGTTGAAGTGCCAGCATTGCCTCAGCACCCTAAAGTGAACGAGAAGCCGACTATGTCTATGCTTATCGCTGATGTAGAAGACTTACACCTATGTGATGTGACTAACGCGGATGTTTACTTCAAACTGCCTGAAAGTTTCAAGAAGCGTTGCAACAAGTACATCGACATCTTGGCAGCAAACCCACGTTTGATTCCTTGGTTCCCAGCGGTATTGATCGGTAAAGATTACGACGAAGCCGTTCGTATTCTTGAAGAAATTAAGCCTGCTCGCATCGTGACAAACAACACGGGTATTGCTTACAAAGCTTACGAGATGGGTATCGAGTGGGTTGCTGGCCCGTTCATGAACACAACCAACTCTCACGCATTGGTTACTCTGAAAGAAGAGCTTAACTGTGCTGGCGCATTCATTTCGAACGAGATCAATAAAGGTCAGATTCGTCATATTCGTCGCCCAGAGAACTTCAAACTGTTCTACAGCATCTACCACCCAATCTTGATGATGACCAGCCGTCAGTGTTTCTTCCAAAGAACTGTAGGTTGTAATAAGCCAAGCATTGAAGCGGGTTGTATGTTGAAGTGTGAGAAAGCGACCACGATTACCAACGTGAAAGGCATCTCTTTCGCGGTTGATAAACAGAAGGGCGGCTACCCAAGTATTTACAACCACGAGCAGTTCTTAAACCATGACGCAGTAACTGACTTCTCAGGTCTGTTCGACGAGTTCTTTATTGACCTAACCAACATCGGTGCAGGTTCAAAAGAAGTACAAGACAAAGTAGAGCTTATCAAGCACTTCGAAGCGCTACTGAACGGCGTTGAAGGTTCACAACAGAACCTGGAGCAGATGGTCGAGATTCGCACTAATGCGCAGTACGTTCAAGGCCTATAA
- a CDS encoding S66 peptidase family protein, producing the protein MTYPKALNIGDKINIGDKIGFFSPSSPATVFAPNRFARAKDYLEAKGFTLVEGSLTGKSDRYRSGSIQERAEELNQLIRDPEVRCIMSTIGGNNSNSLLPYIDYEALTKDPKIIIGYSDVTALLLAIYAKTGLVTFYGPALVASFGEFPPLVDETFQSFSEILCSSASQHQYTMPKVWTDIKHDWETQNSAKPVYENEWHFIGNGKVSGRVIGGNLSTMAGIWGSQYMPEIRDGDILLIEDSLKGIESVERSFAHLLACGVFDKVGAIVLGKHELFDNKGTGRTPLDVLLEVLNGKDVPILYGFDSCHTHPMLVTPIGVQGVIDFDEHTFELHGPWVSNS; encoded by the coding sequence GTGACATACCCAAAGGCTTTAAACATCGGTGACAAAATAAACATAGGTGACAAAATTGGATTTTTCTCACCGTCTTCCCCTGCGACTGTGTTCGCTCCCAATCGGTTTGCTCGTGCTAAAGATTATCTGGAAGCGAAAGGCTTCACCTTGGTCGAAGGTTCATTAACGGGGAAGTCTGACCGTTATCGTTCTGGTTCAATTCAAGAAAGAGCCGAAGAGTTAAACCAACTGATTCGTGATCCTGAAGTTCGCTGCATCATGTCGACGATTGGTGGCAATAACAGTAATTCTCTACTTCCGTATATTGATTATGAGGCGCTAACAAAGGATCCGAAGATCATCATCGGATACTCAGACGTCACCGCATTGTTATTGGCGATTTATGCCAAAACGGGTTTAGTGACTTTCTATGGCCCGGCACTGGTCGCATCATTTGGTGAATTCCCGCCGTTAGTCGACGAAACCTTCCAATCATTTAGTGAAATCTTGTGCTCAAGTGCGAGCCAACATCAATACACTATGCCCAAGGTGTGGACAGACATCAAACACGATTGGGAGACACAAAACTCAGCCAAACCCGTCTATGAAAACGAATGGCATTTCATCGGTAATGGCAAGGTAAGTGGCCGTGTGATTGGCGGTAATCTGAGCACGATGGCTGGAATATGGGGGAGTCAATACATGCCGGAAATTCGCGATGGCGATATTCTCTTAATTGAAGACTCATTAAAAGGTATTGAGTCGGTTGAGCGTTCATTTGCTCACTTATTGGCATGTGGCGTATTCGATAAGGTGGGCGCTATCGTTCTTGGAAAGCACGAGTTGTTTGATAACAAAGGGACAGGGCGCACACCACTCGACGTACTTCTTGAAGTTCTAAATGGAAAAGACGTTCCGATACTTTATGGATTTGATAGTTGTCACACTCATCCAATGCTCGTGACACCGATTGGTGTTCAAGGTGTGATTGATTTTGATGAGCATACGTTTGAGCTACACGGGCCTTGGGTTTCTAACTCTTAG
- a CDS encoding GyrI-like domain-containing protein translates to MKVQMIEAVKAYGFSVRTTNTNEMDPATAKIGQLWQGFFDQAFPKLTPDSKVYGVYTNYESDFTGEFDVIACTSALTDNNLDALVETEIQAGKYLTFSAEGELPQAVIDLWGEVWAYFNAADCPHVRTYTTDFEFYKGETEVEISIAIQ, encoded by the coding sequence ATGAAAGTACAAATGATTGAAGCCGTAAAGGCATATGGTTTTTCAGTAAGAACCACCAATACCAATGAGATGGACCCAGCAACAGCCAAGATAGGCCAATTGTGGCAGGGCTTCTTTGACCAAGCGTTTCCGAAATTAACGCCGGATTCAAAAGTGTATGGTGTCTACACAAACTACGAGTCTGACTTTACGGGTGAATTTGATGTCATCGCTTGTACTAGCGCACTCACCGATAACAATTTAGATGCGCTTGTCGAAACCGAAATACAAGCAGGCAAATACTTAACGTTTTCTGCTGAAGGTGAACTCCCTCAAGCAGTGATCGACCTATGGGGTGAAGTGTGGGCGTATTTCAATGCTGCAGACTGCCCACATGTTCGAACTTACACAACAGATTTCGAATTTTACAAAGGTGAAACTGAAGTAGAAATTTCGATTGCGATTCAGTGA
- a CDS encoding glucose 1-dehydrogenase — protein sequence MSKVVIVTGGSRGIGAATSRLLATKGYAVCVNFIHNESRAEDLVNEIREQGGTAISVRADVSVESDVKSLFEIARNKLGPVTHLVNNAGILFTQSPLVDIELDRFEKVMKSNVSSCFLCSKAFIKQADSAGSIVNVSSAASRTGAPFEYVDYAASKGAMDSLTKGLSLELASRNIRVNGVRPGCIYTEMHADGGEPDRVDRLASQLPLQRGGTPEEVANSIAWLLSDEASYVTGSFIDIAGGR from the coding sequence TTGAGCAAGGTAGTGATTGTAACCGGCGGAAGCCGAGGCATTGGCGCAGCGACGTCTAGATTGTTGGCCACTAAAGGCTATGCCGTATGCGTTAACTTCATACACAATGAGTCGCGAGCTGAAGACCTAGTGAATGAGATTCGTGAGCAGGGCGGAACCGCGATAAGCGTGCGTGCGGATGTGTCTGTTGAATCGGATGTGAAATCCTTATTCGAGATTGCTCGTAACAAGCTAGGCCCAGTGACCCACTTGGTCAATAATGCCGGGATTTTGTTTACCCAGTCACCATTAGTTGACATCGAATTGGATCGCTTTGAAAAGGTGATGAAGTCCAACGTATCAAGCTGCTTTCTGTGCAGTAAAGCCTTTATCAAACAAGCTGATAGTGCAGGTTCGATTGTGAATGTATCGTCTGCCGCTTCTCGCACAGGCGCACCGTTTGAGTATGTGGATTACGCAGCATCGAAAGGTGCGATGGATTCACTAACCAAAGGCTTATCGCTTGAATTGGCTTCACGCAATATCCGAGTGAATGGCGTAAGGCCAGGTTGTATTTATACTGAGATGCATGCAGACGGCGGAGAGCCAGATCGCGTAGACAGACTAGCTTCGCAGCTACCATTACAACGAGGTGGCACACCAGAAGAAGTAGCGAACTCTATCGCTTGGTTATTATCTGATGAAGCTTCGTATGTAACCGGCTCGTTTATTGATATTGCTGGCGGTCGATAG
- a CDS encoding thioesterase family protein gives MEALLSDYPVVTEIPVAWGEMDALNHVNNAVYFRYFETARLDFFKHVELMEEMAITKVGPVLGDTYCKYFRPVTYPDTLMIGSRVTDIQDDRFTMEYAIVSKTQQKLTTIGTATIVMFDFASNQKALLSLRLTNEIEKMNTLKSPCFKQETVTE, from the coding sequence ATGGAAGCACTATTATCTGACTATCCGGTAGTAACAGAAATCCCTGTCGCTTGGGGAGAAATGGACGCACTCAATCACGTTAACAACGCCGTATATTTTCGCTATTTCGAAACCGCTCGCTTAGATTTTTTCAAGCACGTTGAGTTGATGGAAGAGATGGCGATTACCAAAGTTGGGCCTGTTCTTGGTGACACTTACTGTAAGTATTTCCGCCCAGTCACGTATCCAGATACCTTGATGATTGGCTCTCGTGTCACTGATATTCAAGATGACCGATTCACCATGGAATACGCGATTGTCAGTAAGACTCAGCAAAAACTTACGACCATTGGCACCGCGACTATCGTGATGTTTGATTTTGCTTCAAACCAAAAAGCCCTGCTCTCGCTGCGCTTAACCAACGAAATTGAAAAGATGAACACGTTGAAAAGCCCATGCTTCAAACAAGAAACAGTCACGGAATAA
- a CDS encoding HAD family hydrolase: MRLDAILWDYDGTLVNSVPKNIAITKDIISLVAPHLSGDNLPKYLLSETLYHEANHGAKNWQALYVDYYGLSHDEMLIAGGMWAEHQEKNQTAVALFDGMETVVNQFAHLPHGICSQNSQLNIRAVLDSYGIGDLFKSVVGYDDVSNGNQKPHPFGGVKCVENIFGAEQANELCLMYIGDHEADTQFARNIESALGKSTKVIAVAAGYSRSEPENWQTKPDYIANSVDDLLTIISKYA, from the coding sequence ATGAGGTTAGATGCCATCCTGTGGGATTACGATGGAACCTTAGTCAATTCTGTTCCCAAAAATATTGCAATCACAAAAGACATTATCTCTTTGGTCGCACCACACTTGTCAGGTGATAACTTACCTAAATATCTGCTCAGCGAAACGCTTTATCATGAAGCCAACCACGGCGCTAAAAACTGGCAAGCCTTATATGTCGACTACTACGGCTTATCCCATGACGAAATGTTGATTGCTGGTGGAATGTGGGCGGAGCATCAAGAGAAAAACCAAACAGCCGTAGCTTTGTTTGACGGCATGGAAACGGTGGTCAATCAGTTTGCTCATCTTCCTCATGGAATCTGCTCTCAAAACTCTCAATTGAACATTCGCGCCGTGCTCGACAGTTATGGCATTGGCGATTTGTTTAAATCGGTAGTGGGTTATGACGATGTCTCTAATGGCAACCAAAAACCACACCCGTTTGGTGGTGTGAAATGTGTTGAGAACATATTTGGAGCAGAACAAGCTAATGAGCTTTGTTTGATGTATATCGGTGACCATGAAGCGGACACACAATTTGCTCGTAACATTGAATCTGCACTGGGTAAGAGCACAAAAGTGATTGCCGTGGCCGCAGGTTATAGCCGATCTGAGCCTGAAAATTGGCAAACCAAGCCCGATTACATTGCGAACAGTGTCGATGATCTTTTAACGATCATTAGCAAGTACGCATAG
- the catB gene encoding type B chloramphenicol O-acetyltransferase, translating into MKNHFESPFVGKSLKEQVTNPNIIVGEHSYYSGYYHNHSFDDCARYLLPDRSDIDKLIIGSYCSIGSGAVFMMAGNQGHQNQWVSTFPFFYQDDEKFEGAIDGFERSGDTVIGNDVWIGTEAMIMSGVKVGDGAIIASRAVVTKDVAPYSIVGSNPARHIRYRFNETEIAQLLAMKWWAWSEEQIKGAMSLMCSSDINGLYQYWKAFK; encoded by the coding sequence ATGAAAAACCATTTTGAAAGTCCGTTTGTTGGTAAGTCACTCAAAGAACAAGTGACCAACCCAAACATTATTGTGGGCGAGCACAGCTATTACTCGGGTTACTACCATAACCACAGCTTTGATGACTGTGCGCGTTACCTATTACCGGATAGATCAGACATCGATAAACTGATCATTGGCAGCTATTGCTCGATTGGCTCTGGCGCCGTGTTTATGATGGCGGGCAACCAAGGTCACCAAAACCAGTGGGTGAGTACCTTCCCATTCTTCTATCAAGACGACGAGAAGTTTGAAGGTGCGATAGACGGCTTTGAACGCTCTGGTGATACCGTGATTGGTAACGATGTTTGGATTGGCACAGAAGCCATGATCATGAGTGGTGTTAAGGTCGGTGATGGAGCCATCATCGCAAGTCGAGCGGTTGTGACTAAAGATGTCGCACCATACTCGATTGTTGGTTCAAACCCAGCGCGTCACATCCGTTATCGTTTCAATGAAACTGAAATCGCTCAGTTGCTAGCAATGAAATGGTGGGCGTGGAGCGAAGAACAGATCAAAGGCGCAATGTCGTTGATGTGTTCTTCAGATATCAATGGGCTTTACCAATATTGGAAAGCATTCAAGTAA
- a CDS encoding glutathione S-transferase produces the protein MGIALSQQKVLLREIVTKDKPSELLASSPKGTVPVLVLPNGQIIEQSIEVMNWALQQNDPQDLLRSNNPTLSEQVQQLIKTNDDDFIGHLEKYRASVRYRNIDVEQRRHACEVFISQLEAQLTNQPYLFGETPSLADFAVMPFVSQFVRVEKKWFVQSEYQNVGRWLRAHLESKLYTQVMKQYPLWNETKQDCIFGG, from the coding sequence ATGGGCATCGCACTATCACAGCAAAAAGTGTTACTTCGAGAAATCGTTACCAAAGACAAACCTAGCGAACTATTGGCCAGTTCGCCAAAAGGCACTGTTCCTGTTTTGGTTTTACCGAATGGACAAATCATTGAACAAAGCATAGAAGTGATGAACTGGGCACTTCAACAAAATGATCCTCAAGATCTTCTACGCTCCAACAATCCAACACTTAGCGAGCAAGTCCAACAGCTGATTAAAACCAACGATGATGACTTTATTGGTCACTTAGAAAAGTACCGTGCGTCTGTTCGTTACCGAAACATCGATGTAGAGCAACGTCGACACGCTTGCGAAGTGTTCATTAGTCAATTAGAAGCGCAACTCACAAATCAGCCCTACTTATTTGGAGAAACCCCAAGCTTGGCCGACTTCGCGGTAATGCCGTTTGTCAGCCAGTTTGTAAGAGTCGAAAAGAAGTGGTTTGTGCAATCTGAATATCAAAACGTAGGACGTTGGTTAAGAGCTCACTTGGAAAGTAAGCTCTACACCCAGGTCATGAAGCAATACCCTTTGTGGAATGAAACTAAGCAAGATTGTATTTTTGGTGGATAA
- a CDS encoding adenylate kinase: MKKVAVFGKPGSGKSTVSKALAAATGLELHQLDSIVYKANGEFVDSAEFEQAHESILRSDSWIIDGFGPLDSFNKRLDAADTLVYIDLPYPMSYWFVTKRMLKGLFVKPEGWPEGSSVVKGTIQSYKTLKLCPKFWNEDFRERLELRAKDKEVHIITSVTELNNFVRQHVG; this comes from the coding sequence ATGAAGAAAGTAGCGGTATTTGGTAAGCCTGGTAGTGGCAAATCTACCGTAAGTAAGGCACTCGCAGCTGCAACTGGCTTAGAGCTTCACCAGCTAGACTCCATCGTTTACAAGGCGAATGGTGAGTTCGTTGACAGTGCTGAGTTTGAACAAGCACACGAGAGCATACTGCGTTCCGACAGCTGGATCATCGATGGCTTTGGCCCGCTAGACTCGTTTAACAAGCGCTTAGACGCGGCAGATACTTTGGTTTATATCGATCTTCCTTACCCGATGAGCTATTGGTTTGTGACCAAACGTATGTTGAAAGGCTTGTTTGTGAAACCAGAAGGTTGGCCTGAAGGCAGTTCAGTTGTGAAAGGGACGATACAAAGTTACAAGACACTAAAACTGTGCCCTAAATTTTGGAATGAAGACTTCAGAGAACGTTTAGAATTACGAGCCAAAGATAAAGAGGTACACATCATCACAAGCGTAACTGAGCTAAACAACTTTGTGCGCCAACACGTTGGTTAA
- a CDS encoding nuclear transport factor 2 family protein, which yields MTPKQVVLGFWDAMRSNDFAKASEWLAADFEGYWPQSSELTVGRANFTAINSEYPANGVWEFTLNSIVCEGDTVVTDVSVTDSVLKDRVITFHTVVDGLIQKQTEFWPDPFEAPAWRSQWVKVVSSNQLISNNQVASNK from the coding sequence ATGACACCAAAACAAGTGGTATTAGGATTTTGGGATGCAATGCGCAGTAATGATTTTGCAAAGGCAAGTGAATGGCTAGCCGCAGATTTTGAAGGCTATTGGCCCCAGTCGTCTGAATTGACGGTAGGGCGTGCCAACTTCACGGCAATCAACTCTGAATACCCAGCCAATGGTGTTTGGGAGTTCACGCTCAATTCGATTGTCTGTGAAGGTGATACCGTAGTAACGGACGTTTCAGTTACAGACAGTGTATTGAAAGACCGAGTGATCACCTTTCACACGGTCGTTGATGGTTTAATTCAAAAGCAAACTGAGTTTTGGCCAGACCCATTCGAAGCGCCGGCGTGGCGATCGCAGTGGGTTAAGGTAGTATCGAGCAATCAGCTTATATCGAATAATCAGGTTGCATCGAATAAGTAA
- a CDS encoding BamA/TamA family outer membrane protein, giving the protein MTFKPLALSSLILVSTATHAVSFIDEIDGQLDMGEYLAENAYGFLPVPILITEPAVGYGGGFTGIFMHESEEQKNTRKELAEKSIDGGAQLLTPAITAVGGFATENGTWMAFVGHKRSWNEDSIRYLGGLGYGDINMTFYRQSSPNTLSPLAPNEGVELGLKGMGGIQKLQFRVPDSQWLLGFSQQFFAPTLSLNNHPKAQEILNNIGNTSPTSSGLGLIAEYDSKNSFLNPTKGYNYVAEYLWFGDAIGSDYTYQTFNVEGLNYWELNKEWNLALRGQYKSLSTNERVLSPQYYPDIELRGIARNRYQGEHTVAAEVQVSKQWTPRWSTAVFTGIGYAGDSDKDMFDQSSHAAYGVGFRYLIARRYGLISGIDLAFSEEDTALYFQVGAGI; this is encoded by the coding sequence ATGACCTTTAAACCTTTAGCACTAAGTAGCCTGATACTTGTTTCAACGGCGACACACGCCGTCAGCTTTATCGATGAAATTGATGGCCAACTCGATATGGGAGAGTACCTAGCAGAAAATGCCTACGGTTTTCTTCCTGTGCCAATTCTAATTACAGAGCCTGCGGTAGGATACGGTGGCGGCTTCACCGGTATCTTCATGCACGAATCTGAAGAACAAAAAAACACGCGTAAAGAACTCGCTGAAAAATCCATCGATGGTGGCGCGCAGCTTCTCACCCCTGCAATCACTGCGGTTGGCGGCTTTGCGACAGAGAATGGCACTTGGATGGCGTTTGTTGGTCACAAGCGCAGTTGGAATGAGGATTCAATACGCTACCTTGGTGGATTAGGTTATGGCGATATCAACATGACCTTTTATCGACAAAGCTCTCCGAATACCTTGTCTCCACTCGCTCCAAACGAAGGTGTTGAGTTAGGGCTAAAAGGCATGGGAGGAATACAAAAACTCCAATTTAGAGTGCCCGACTCGCAATGGTTACTGGGGTTTTCTCAACAATTCTTCGCACCCACTCTTTCACTTAATAATCATCCTAAAGCGCAAGAAATCTTAAACAACATTGGCAACACGTCACCGACCTCTTCCGGTTTGGGTCTAATCGCTGAATACGACAGCAAGAACAGCTTCTTGAATCCGACGAAAGGCTACAACTATGTCGCGGAATACCTTTGGTTTGGTGATGCGATTGGCAGTGACTACACCTACCAAACGTTTAATGTGGAAGGGCTGAACTATTGGGAGTTAAACAAGGAGTGGAACCTAGCATTGCGAGGGCAGTACAAATCATTGTCGACCAATGAACGAGTGCTTTCTCCTCAATATTACCCAGACATTGAACTGAGAGGTATCGCCCGCAATCGCTATCAAGGTGAACACACGGTCGCGGCAGAAGTTCAAGTAAGCAAACAATGGACACCACGTTGGTCAACCGCGGTGTTTACGGGAATTGGCTATGCGGGTGACAGCGATAAAGACATGTTTGATCAAAGCTCTCACGCTGCTTACGGCGTCGGTTTCCGTTACCTGATCGCAAGACGCTATGGTTTAATTTCGGGAATTGACCTCGCGTTCAGTGAAGAAGATACCGCGCTCTACTTCCAAGTCGGTGCGGGTATCTAA